From the genome of Amia ocellicauda isolate fAmiCal2 chromosome 14, fAmiCal2.hap1, whole genome shotgun sequence, one region includes:
- the grk1b gene encoding rhodopsin kinase GRK1b encodes MDIGGLETVVANSAYVAARGSVDGNAAATMRDKKMRAKLKLPHITVCEHMKSTVDQSFEVMCIKMPIGKRLLQQYLESEDLLKTAGNLWKDIEDYSTAEEKDRAQKAQKMVNKYYDSASKNFCSFLEEKAISRVKEDHKNCRADLFKESEQQLLKHLENKALEGFKGSLYFLRYLQFKWLEAQSVTEEWFMDFRVLGKGGFGEVHACQMKATGKMYANKKLNKKRLKKRKGYEGAIVEKRILAKVHSRFIVTLAYAFQTKNDLCLVMTIMNGGDLRFHVYNVDEKNPGFNEERTCFYGAQIICGLEHLHQNRIIYRDLKPENVLLDDAGHVRISDLGLAIELKDGLNKTKGYAGTPGFMSPELLKNEEYDYCVDYFTLGVTLYELVAAKGPFRSRGEKVENKEVTRRILNDPVSYPDKFSANLKALCEALMEKDPAKRLGFKDNECMDLKNHVFFKTINWGRLEAGLLPPPFVPDPKMVYAKDIDDVGAFSTIKGVVLDEKDKEFYDDFSTGNIPIPWQDEMIETGVFGELNQWGPKGSTPNDLNPNYVPETTKSGTCALL; translated from the exons ATGGATATCGGTGGTCTGGAGACGGTGGTGGCCAACTCGGCCTACGTCGCGGCGCGTGGCAGTGTGGATGGCAATGCGGCAGCCACCATGCGTGACAAGAAGATGCGCGCCAAACTCAAGCTGCCACACATCACTGTGTGCGAGCACATGAAGAGCACGGTGGACCAGAGCTTCGAGGTCATGTGCATCAAGATGCCCATCGGCAAGCGGCTCCTGCAGCAGTACCTGGAGTCCGAGGACTTGCTGAAGACGGCAGGCAACCTGTGGAAAGACATCGAGGACTACAGCACGGCCGAGGAGAAGGACCGTGCGCAGAAGGCCCAGAAGATGGTCAACAAGTACTACGACTCGGCCTCCAAGAACTTCTGCAGCTTCCTGGAGGAGAAAGCCATCTCGCGGGTCAAGGAGGACCACAAGAACTGTCGGGCGGACCTGTTCAAGGAGTCGGAGCAGCAGTTGCTCAAGCACCTGGAGAACAAGGCCCTGGAGGGCTTTAAGGGCAGCTTGTACTTCCTGCGTTATCTGCAGTTCAAGTGGCTTGAGGCGCAGTCGGTGACGGAAGAGTGGTTCATGGACTTCCGTGTGCTGGGCAAGGGCGGCTTTGGGGAGGTGCACGCCTGCCAGATGAAGGCCACTGGCAAGATGTATGCCAACAAGAAGCTCAACAAGAAGAGGTTGAAGAAGCGCAAGGGCTACGAG gggGCCATCGTGGAGAAGCGGATCCTGGCGAAGGTGCACAGCCGCTTCATTGTGACGCTGGCCTACGCCTTCCAGACCAAGAACGACCTGTGTCTGGTGATGACCATCATGAACGGAGGGGACCTGAG gtttCACGTGTACAATGTGGATGAGAAGAACCCGGGCTTCAATGAGGAGAGAACCTGCTTCTACGGGGCCCAGATCATCTGTGGCCTGGAGCATCTGCACCAGAACCGGATCATCTACCGGGACCTGAAGCCAGAGAACGTGCTTCTGGATGATGCAG GGCACGTAAGGATATCAGATCTGGGTCTGGCCATTGAGCTGAAGGATGGTCTGAACAAGACGAAAGGATACGCGGGGACCCCAG GCTTCATGTCGCCGGAGCTGCTGAAGAACGAGGAGTATGACTACTGTGTAGACTACTTCACCTTGGGGGTTACGCTGTACGAGTTGGTCGCCGCCAAGGGGCCCTTCAGGAGTCGTGGAGAGAAG GTGGAGAACAAGGAGGTGACCCGGCGGATCCTGAACGACCCCGTCTCGTACCCAGACAAGTTCAGCGCCAACCTGAAGGCCTTGTGTGAGGCGCTGATGGAGAAGGACCCGGCCAAGAGGCTGGGCTTCAAGGACAACGAGTGCATGGACCTCAAGAACCACGTCTTCTTCAAGACCATCAACTGGGGCCGCCTGGAGGCAG GTCTGCTGCCGCCTCCGTTCGTCCCGGACCCCAAGATGGTGTATGCCAAGGACATCGACGATGTCGGCGCCTTCAGTACCATCAAGGGTGTGGTGCTGGACGAAAAGGACAAGGAGTTCTATGATGACTTCTCCACCGGCAACATCCCCATCCCCTGGCAGGATGAGATGATCGAGACGGGGGTCTTCGGAGAGCTGAACCAGTGGGGCCCCAAGGGCTCCACGCCCAACGACCTCAACCCCAACTACGTGCCAGAGACCACCAAGTCTGGGACCTGCGCGCTGCTCTGA
- the LOC136768389 gene encoding BTB/POZ domain-containing protein 17 gives MMPPEADPRQSGPCEQVDHLQQLRALLSNLYNSQDLSDLLIVVNGSLSVHCHRLLLAAQSSVFKTMLSSRRWPEAQQQTISLTEEEQCLPYFEDFLRYFYSGALTLSTDNALPVSMLADKYNVVSLKKCCEEFMVKNVATPGKCNRAIQWRQYAKLADLTELKEACDRFIPWNMDTVIRSPVWRSIDSAYLCDLLQRSDLVVESEMTLLKAAVDWLAGRPKETPTVLQHIRFPMIKPNELYHYQAGHKVDTDIYRYIEKEILLTYQANSVDIEILSQNNSVSSATFSPRLYKSTDNGSLLEIRGYSNQAKRAHQIKFRTKVMLADCEWALTFHPKGETITVQESVYNRHTGYKMNERVVEENNRALTWRVQQLNRQQDHHEQSLTVLLQSFHNGSWFITGVRTFDTKPGQLNRERDLIPESEVGQYLSNDSMRLHFIGRTVRKKDKEGK, from the exons ATGATGCCACCAGAGGCA GACCCTAGGCAGAGTGGGCCGTGTGAGCAGGTGGACCACCTCCAGCAGCTGAGGGCTCTCCTCTCCAACCTGTACAACAGCCAGGACCTCAGTGACCTTCTGATCGTGGTGAACGGCAGCCTGAGCGTCCACTGCCACCGGCTCCTCCTGGCGGCCCAGAGCAGCGTCTTCAAGACCATGCTGTCCAGCCGGCGCTGGCCCGAGGCCCAGCAGCAGACCATCAGCCTCACGGAGGAGGAGCAGTGCCTGCCCTACTTTGAGGACTTCCTGCGGTACTTCTACAGCGGGGCTCTCACCCTCAGCACCGACAATGCCCTTCCTGTCAGCATGCTGGCAGACAAGTACAATGTCGTTTCTCTGAAGAAATGCTGTGAGGAGTTCATGGTCAAGAACGTGGCCACACCGGGCAAGTGTAACCGAGCCATCCAGTGGAGACAATACGCCAAACTGGCTGACCTCACCGAGCTGAAGGAAGCCTGTGATAGATTCATTCCCTGGAATATGGACACAGTGATCCGTTCTCCTGTCTGGAGGTCCATTGACTCCGCTTACCTGTGCGACCTTCTCCAAAGATCCGACCTGGTCGTGGAGAGCGAAATGACTTTGTTAAAGGCCGCTGTTGACTGGCTGGCGGGCCGCCCAAAGGAGACCCCCACTGTACTGCAGCACATAAGGTTCCCCATGATTAAACCCAACGAGCTCTATCACTACCAGGCTGGGCATAAAGTGGACACAGACATCTACAGGTATATTGAGAAAGAGATCCTCCTGACCTACCAGGCCAACTCTGTGGATATCGAAATCCTCAGCCAGAACAACAGCGTGAGTTCGGCTACATTCTCCCCACGGCTCTACAAATCCACCGACAACGGGAGTCTCTTGGAGATACGGGGCTACAGCAATCAGGCCAAACGAGCACACCAGATCAAATTTAGGACCAAGGTCATGCTGGCAGACTGTGAGTGGGCCCTCACGTTTCACCCCAAAGGAGAAACCATAACAGTGCAGGAGAGTGTGTACAACCGGCATACTGGATACAAAATGAACGAACGTGTAGTGGAGGAAAATAACAGAGCGCTGACGTGGAGAGTACAGCAGTTGAACAGGCAGCAGGATCACCACGAACAAAGCCTGACGGTGCTGCTCCAGAGCTTCCACAATGGCAGCTGGTTCATCACAGGCGTGAGAACGTTTGACACCAAACCAGGGCAattaaacagagagagagacctgaTCCCGGAGTCAGAGGTGGGGCAGTATCTCAGCAACGACAGTATGCGGCTGCACTTCATCGGACGCACGGTGCGGAAGAAAGATAAGGAGGGGAAATAA